GATATATTGTTCAAACATACATGACTAATGATAGATCATAATCCTCGTCTCTCCTAATTAAAAGCGTCTAACTTCTTCAATCGAAGATGAAGCTTGTATATATGGACTGATGCGATATATAGATCCGTTCGAGGCCTACTATCATTAATTCACTATGCTTTCAGACTCATCGATGATGAACCTAATCTACACGAGTATTCGGCCTGCTTCAATTGACTGTCGTTCTGTCGTAGTTGGTGTCTCTCGTGATTGCCGGAATGCAGCTCAAGCTACTCGCGATGGCGCTTTCTTCGGTCCGCCTTTGTCTCTAGGGTTGATGGACTTAGCCCTCGAACAGCCGCCAGTCGAGCTCTTCTTCAAGATGGCTCTCACGGCCTCCGTTTGGTAGAGCACCGGGTACGCCCACCCAATCCGGTTGAACAGCATGCACTCGCTCATGTGCGCGTCGAGCGCGTCCTCCCAGCTCCTCCCGCCGTTTCTCTCCATCTCCATGTGCAACGCCTCCGCGCAAAGCCCGCACACCATCTTCCCTGAGAACTTCTCCCGAACGCG
This region of Eucalyptus grandis isolate ANBG69807.140 chromosome 8, ASM1654582v1, whole genome shotgun sequence genomic DNA includes:
- the LOC104427387 gene encoding uncharacterized protein LOC104427387, yielding MAPNPVGPYPRAGNNIRDNPSRLSMETLQRTVSDITSEHSKEATRQPDGEGRLLPLIYELEDAKCECCGMSEEYTPEYARRVREKFSGKMVCGLCAEALHMEMERNGGRSWEDALDAHMSECMLFNRIGWAYPVLYQTEAVRAILKKSSTGGCSRAKSINPRDKGGPKKAPSRVA